A section of the Plutella xylostella chromosome 18, ilPluXylo3.1, whole genome shotgun sequence genome encodes:
- the LOC105384108 gene encoding fasciclin-2 isoform X2, translated as MRFRARATGVAVVAVLLATITGCSAQNLRIFPVQKQQTVAVGKSVVLTCQVEANDPALITQPQWKDPKGNVINEAIAGTRPEIYTEPMTAKQSQLLYISSITPAMAGNYTCVATYTNVPLSASVILDTFIAITWTNANENQYATKGKDFKVMCEVTAEPAPSVDWFKEGTPIVTGDRYVIHANGLMIKNVQESDDGTYTCRAVVIQTGELAERNIKLEVYTAPEMEERESRVLIKEGESAAITCKARGQPPPTYTWIKASTRENLATTSRFSVNDITGLLTFDRVEAGDYGKYICNAVNKAGQNETEIEVEVLVKPKIFELFNVTAAERTEGRLECKATGRPAPRIAFRKLSRQEPFVNGPNDDGRITIETSSTQTGDQMQSTAVIHIAKLNRTDDGLYECIANNDGGEARKNGHLTVQFKPSFDHMPNVPIWSWNGQPVNISCVAESIPNATIKWKFHELDLVESPHVRIYGSGPYSYVTVTPRDTALYGYYKCIATNTLGEADHTIHLREAFPPGPIVQARQETITATSVSFNIVGPPEGQGPPILAYTCQYKENGNYDWTFAGNRTWSVNSPYIVEQLKPMYTYDFRFAAVNQVGAGSWGAPLTVIMPRRSPPELPKWRENISSESIVYAKYADRYELRWKIPAHNGEPIDMYEVTHCPVMKVSGEWRVSSESQCITEELKSYEAISYEVRGLHPDTRYRLQVRAHNVLGYSLPAQLYIQTALGVERSGFAPPQLLSSGAIIGLALAGVFICLIIVDLLLFCWRRQGVIATICGKRAKNHKDDEAKLGSLYGWRFPLPYCSTKPRAPPSPAPLPPPVKLVPTPTDEKEPLKDTAEDAMKRNSSVEFDGRRVYATSGGPIIGKNSAV; from the exons GATGTTCAGCGCAGAACCTGAGGATATTCCCGGTGCAGAAGCAGCAGACGGTGGCAGTGGGCAAGTCGGTGGTGCTGACGTGTCAGGTGGAGGCCAATGACCCCGCCCTCATCACGCAGCCGCAATGGAAGGACCCTAAGGGAAACGTCATCAATGAGGCCAT CGCGGGCACCCGCCCCGAGATCTACACGGAGCCCATGACGGCGAAGCAGTCGCAGCTGCTGTACATCTCGTCCATCACGCCCGCCATGGCCGGCAACTACACCTGCGTGGCCACCTACACCAACGTGCCGCTCAGCGCCAGCGTCATCTTGGACACTTTCA TTGCCATAACATGGACGAACGCAAACGAGAACCAGTACGCGACTAAAGGCAAGGATTTCAAAGTGATGTGCGAAGTCACCGCCGAGCCCGCGCCGTCTGTTGACTGGTTCAAAGAGGGCACTCCA ATTGTAACAGGTGATCGTTACGTGATTCACGCCAACGGTTTGATGATCAAGAATGTGCAAGAAAGCGATGACGGAACTTACACGTGCCGAGCTGTGGTCATTCAAACTGGTGAACTTGCTGAGAGGAATATCAAACTGGAG GTTTACACTGCCCCGGAAATGGAGGAAAGGGAGTCGCGTGTTCTGATCAAGGAAGGGGAATCAGCCGCTATAACCTGCAAGGCCAGAGGCCAACCCCCTCCAACTTACACCTGGATTAAAGCATCCACACGAGAG aATCTGGCTACGACCTCCCGGTTCAGCGTCAACGATATCACTGGTCTTCTTACCTTCGACCGAGTGGAAGCTGGTGATTACGGAAAGTACATTTGCAACGCTGTGAACAAAGCTGGACAGAACGAGACAGAGATCGAAGTAGAAGTTCTCGTGAAACCAAAGATATTTGAGCTCTTTAATGTGACAGCTGCCGAGAGGACTGAGGGTAGACTGGAGTGCAAGGCCACTGGTCGACCTGCCCCTCGCATTGCCTTTAGGAAACTCAGTCGACAGGAACCATTCGTCAATGGCCCTAATGATGATGGAAG aATCACAATTGAGACAAGTTCCACGCAAACTGGGGACCAAATGCAATCAACCGCTGTTATCCACATCGCGAAACTGAATCGCACAGACGATGGACTTTACGAATGTATAGCTAACAATGACG GTGGAGAAGCAAGAAAGAATGGTCATTTGACTGTGCAGTTCAAGCCTTCCTTTGATCACATGCCTAATGTTCCTATTTGGAGCTGGAACGGTCAACCTGTAAACATCAGCTGTGTCGCTGAAAGTATTCCAAACGCCACTATCAAATGGAA GTTCCACGAATTAGACCTAGTCGAGTCTCCTCATGTGAGAATTTACGGCTCGGGACCCTACAGTTACGTCACTGTGACGCCGCGTGATACAGCTCTCTACGGATACTACAAATGCATCGCCACGAATACCTTGGGTGAAGCCGACCACACGATCCACCTGCGTGAAGCATTCCCACCGGGCCCTATTGTTCAA GCCCGACAAGAAACAATAACCGCTACATCTGTATCATTCAACATAGTCGGCCCGCCGGAAGGCCAGGGTCCACCTATCTTAGCGTACACTTGTCAGTACAAGGAGAATGGAAATTACGATTGGACATTTGCCGGCAACAGGACTTGGTCAGTCAATTCCCCGTACATTGTGGAGCAATTGAAGCCGATGTACACCTACGACTTCAGATTCGCAGCCGTCAACCAGGTGGGCGCCGGCAGCTGGGGTGCACCTCTAACCGTCATTATGCCTAGAAG GTCACCACCCGAGCTTCCTAAATGGAGGGAAAACATTAGTTCGGAATCAATCGTCTATGCTAAATACGCTGACCGTTATGAATTGAGGTGGAAAATTCCAGCCCACAATGGAGAGCCCATTGACATGTACGAAGTAACTCACTGTCCG GTTATGAAAGTGAGCGGAGAATGGAGGGTCTCATCTGAATCTCAATGCATTACTGAGGAATTGAAGTCTTACGAGGCCATCAGCTATGAGGTGCGAGGTCTCCACCCGGACACTCGCTACCGTTTGCAAGTGCGCGCCCATAACGTTCTTGGATACTCGTTACCAGCCCAACTTTACATACAAACCGCTCTCG GTGTGGAACGTTCAGGATTCGCGCCACCTCAGCTTCTGTCGAGTGGTGCCATCATCGGCCTGGCTCTAGCCGGTGTGTTCATTTGCCTCATCATCGTTGACCTTCTTCTCTTCTGCTGGAGACGTCAAGGAGTCATCGCTACTATTTGTGGAAAACGGGCAAAGAACCACAAGGATGATGAAGCCAAACTGGGGAG TTTGTACGGTTGGCGCTTCCCACTCCCTTATTGCAGTACGAAGCCGCGAGCGCCCCCGTCCCCCGCGCCCCTGCCACCGCCGGTCAAGCTCGTGCCAACTCCGAC
- the LOC105384108 gene encoding fasciclin-2 isoform X3 translates to MRFRARATGVAVVAVLLATITGCSAQNLRIFPVQKQQTVAVGKSVVLTCQVEANDPALITQPQWKDPKGNVINEAIAGTRPEIYTEPMTAKQSQLLYISSITPAMAGNYTCVATYTNVPLSASVILDTFIAITWTNANENQYATKGKDFKVMCEVTAEPAPSVDWFKEGTPIVTGDRYVIHANGLMIKNVQESDDGTYTCRAVVIQTGELAERNIKLEVYTAPEMEERESRVLIKEGESAAITCKARGQPPPTYTWIKASTRENLATTSRFSVNDITGLLTFDRVEAGDYGKYICNAVNKAGQNETEIEVEVLVKPKIFELFNVTAAERTEGRLECKATGRPAPRIAFRKLSRQEPFVNGPNDDGRITIETSSTQTGDQMQSTAVIHIAKLNRTDDGLYECIANNDGGEARKNGHLTVQFKPSFDHMPNVPIWSWNGQPVNISCVAESIPNATIKWKFHELDLVESPHVRIYGSGPYSYVTVTPRDTALYGYYKCIATNTLGEADHTIHLREAFPPGPIVQARQETITATSVSFNIVGPPEGQGPPILAYTCQYKENGNYDWTFAGNRTWSVNSPYIVEQLKPMYTYDFRFAAVNQVGAGSWGAPLTVIMPRRSPPELPKWRENISSESIVYAKYADRYELRWKIPAHNGEPIDMYEVTHCPVMKVSGEWRVSSESQCITEELKSYEAISYEVRGLHPDTRYRLQVRAHNVLGYSLPAQLYIQTALGVERSGFAPPQLLSSGAIIGLALAGVFICLIIVDLLLFCWRRQGVIATICGKRAKNHKDDEAKLGSTKPRAPPSPAPLPPPVKLVPTPTYVPTTPVDEKEPLKDTAEDAMKRNSSVEFDGRRVYATSGGPIIGKNSAV, encoded by the exons GATGTTCAGCGCAGAACCTGAGGATATTCCCGGTGCAGAAGCAGCAGACGGTGGCAGTGGGCAAGTCGGTGGTGCTGACGTGTCAGGTGGAGGCCAATGACCCCGCCCTCATCACGCAGCCGCAATGGAAGGACCCTAAGGGAAACGTCATCAATGAGGCCAT CGCGGGCACCCGCCCCGAGATCTACACGGAGCCCATGACGGCGAAGCAGTCGCAGCTGCTGTACATCTCGTCCATCACGCCCGCCATGGCCGGCAACTACACCTGCGTGGCCACCTACACCAACGTGCCGCTCAGCGCCAGCGTCATCTTGGACACTTTCA TTGCCATAACATGGACGAACGCAAACGAGAACCAGTACGCGACTAAAGGCAAGGATTTCAAAGTGATGTGCGAAGTCACCGCCGAGCCCGCGCCGTCTGTTGACTGGTTCAAAGAGGGCACTCCA ATTGTAACAGGTGATCGTTACGTGATTCACGCCAACGGTTTGATGATCAAGAATGTGCAAGAAAGCGATGACGGAACTTACACGTGCCGAGCTGTGGTCATTCAAACTGGTGAACTTGCTGAGAGGAATATCAAACTGGAG GTTTACACTGCCCCGGAAATGGAGGAAAGGGAGTCGCGTGTTCTGATCAAGGAAGGGGAATCAGCCGCTATAACCTGCAAGGCCAGAGGCCAACCCCCTCCAACTTACACCTGGATTAAAGCATCCACACGAGAG aATCTGGCTACGACCTCCCGGTTCAGCGTCAACGATATCACTGGTCTTCTTACCTTCGACCGAGTGGAAGCTGGTGATTACGGAAAGTACATTTGCAACGCTGTGAACAAAGCTGGACAGAACGAGACAGAGATCGAAGTAGAAGTTCTCGTGAAACCAAAGATATTTGAGCTCTTTAATGTGACAGCTGCCGAGAGGACTGAGGGTAGACTGGAGTGCAAGGCCACTGGTCGACCTGCCCCTCGCATTGCCTTTAGGAAACTCAGTCGACAGGAACCATTCGTCAATGGCCCTAATGATGATGGAAG aATCACAATTGAGACAAGTTCCACGCAAACTGGGGACCAAATGCAATCAACCGCTGTTATCCACATCGCGAAACTGAATCGCACAGACGATGGACTTTACGAATGTATAGCTAACAATGACG GTGGAGAAGCAAGAAAGAATGGTCATTTGACTGTGCAGTTCAAGCCTTCCTTTGATCACATGCCTAATGTTCCTATTTGGAGCTGGAACGGTCAACCTGTAAACATCAGCTGTGTCGCTGAAAGTATTCCAAACGCCACTATCAAATGGAA GTTCCACGAATTAGACCTAGTCGAGTCTCCTCATGTGAGAATTTACGGCTCGGGACCCTACAGTTACGTCACTGTGACGCCGCGTGATACAGCTCTCTACGGATACTACAAATGCATCGCCACGAATACCTTGGGTGAAGCCGACCACACGATCCACCTGCGTGAAGCATTCCCACCGGGCCCTATTGTTCAA GCCCGACAAGAAACAATAACCGCTACATCTGTATCATTCAACATAGTCGGCCCGCCGGAAGGCCAGGGTCCACCTATCTTAGCGTACACTTGTCAGTACAAGGAGAATGGAAATTACGATTGGACATTTGCCGGCAACAGGACTTGGTCAGTCAATTCCCCGTACATTGTGGAGCAATTGAAGCCGATGTACACCTACGACTTCAGATTCGCAGCCGTCAACCAGGTGGGCGCCGGCAGCTGGGGTGCACCTCTAACCGTCATTATGCCTAGAAG GTCACCACCCGAGCTTCCTAAATGGAGGGAAAACATTAGTTCGGAATCAATCGTCTATGCTAAATACGCTGACCGTTATGAATTGAGGTGGAAAATTCCAGCCCACAATGGAGAGCCCATTGACATGTACGAAGTAACTCACTGTCCG GTTATGAAAGTGAGCGGAGAATGGAGGGTCTCATCTGAATCTCAATGCATTACTGAGGAATTGAAGTCTTACGAGGCCATCAGCTATGAGGTGCGAGGTCTCCACCCGGACACTCGCTACCGTTTGCAAGTGCGCGCCCATAACGTTCTTGGATACTCGTTACCAGCCCAACTTTACATACAAACCGCTCTCG GTGTGGAACGTTCAGGATTCGCGCCACCTCAGCTTCTGTCGAGTGGTGCCATCATCGGCCTGGCTCTAGCCGGTGTGTTCATTTGCCTCATCATCGTTGACCTTCTTCTCTTCTGCTGGAGACGTCAAGGAGTCATCGCTACTATTTGTGGAAAACGGGCAAAGAACCACAAGGATGATGAAGCCAAACTGGGGAG TACGAAGCCGCGAGCGCCCCCGTCCCCCGCGCCCCTGCCACCGCCGGTCAAGCTCGTGCCAACTCCGAC CTATGTTCCGACGACACCCGT
- the LOC105384108 gene encoding fasciclin-2 isoform X4, which produces MRFRARATGVAVVAVLLATITGCSAQNLRIFPVQKQQTVAVGKSVVLTCQVEANDPALITQPQWKDPKGNVINEAIAGTRPEIYTEPMTAKQSQLLYISSITPAMAGNYTCVATYTNVPLSASVILDTFIAITWTNANENQYATKGKDFKVMCEVTAEPAPSVDWFKEGTPIVTGDRYVIHANGLMIKNVQESDDGTYTCRAVVIQTGELAERNIKLEVYTAPEMEERESRVLIKEGESAAITCKARGQPPPTYTWIKASTRENLATTSRFSVNDITGLLTFDRVEAGDYGKYICNAVNKAGQNETEIEVEVLVKPKIFELFNVTAAERTEGRLECKATGRPAPRIAFRKLSRQEPFVNGPNDDGRITIETSSTQTGDQMQSTAVIHIAKLNRTDDGLYECIANNDGGEARKNGHLTVQFKPSFDHMPNVPIWSWNGQPVNISCVAESIPNATIKWKFHELDLVESPHVRIYGSGPYSYVTVTPRDTALYGYYKCIATNTLGEADHTIHLREAFPPGPIVQARQETITATSVSFNIVGPPEGQGPPILAYTCQYKENGNYDWTFAGNRTWSVNSPYIVEQLKPMYTYDFRFAAVNQVGAGSWGAPLTVIMPRRSPPELPKWRENISSESIVYAKYADRYELRWKIPAHNGEPIDMYEVTHCPVMKVSGEWRVSSESQCITEELKSYEAISYEVRGLHPDTRYRLQVRAHNVLGYSLPAQLYIQTALGVERSGFAPPQLLSSGAIIGLALAGVFICLIIVDLLLFCWRRQGVIATICGKRAKNHKDDEAKLGSTKPRAPPSPAPLPPPVKLVPTPTDEKEPLKDTAEDAMKRNSSVEFDGRRVYATSGGPIIGKNSAV; this is translated from the exons GATGTTCAGCGCAGAACCTGAGGATATTCCCGGTGCAGAAGCAGCAGACGGTGGCAGTGGGCAAGTCGGTGGTGCTGACGTGTCAGGTGGAGGCCAATGACCCCGCCCTCATCACGCAGCCGCAATGGAAGGACCCTAAGGGAAACGTCATCAATGAGGCCAT CGCGGGCACCCGCCCCGAGATCTACACGGAGCCCATGACGGCGAAGCAGTCGCAGCTGCTGTACATCTCGTCCATCACGCCCGCCATGGCCGGCAACTACACCTGCGTGGCCACCTACACCAACGTGCCGCTCAGCGCCAGCGTCATCTTGGACACTTTCA TTGCCATAACATGGACGAACGCAAACGAGAACCAGTACGCGACTAAAGGCAAGGATTTCAAAGTGATGTGCGAAGTCACCGCCGAGCCCGCGCCGTCTGTTGACTGGTTCAAAGAGGGCACTCCA ATTGTAACAGGTGATCGTTACGTGATTCACGCCAACGGTTTGATGATCAAGAATGTGCAAGAAAGCGATGACGGAACTTACACGTGCCGAGCTGTGGTCATTCAAACTGGTGAACTTGCTGAGAGGAATATCAAACTGGAG GTTTACACTGCCCCGGAAATGGAGGAAAGGGAGTCGCGTGTTCTGATCAAGGAAGGGGAATCAGCCGCTATAACCTGCAAGGCCAGAGGCCAACCCCCTCCAACTTACACCTGGATTAAAGCATCCACACGAGAG aATCTGGCTACGACCTCCCGGTTCAGCGTCAACGATATCACTGGTCTTCTTACCTTCGACCGAGTGGAAGCTGGTGATTACGGAAAGTACATTTGCAACGCTGTGAACAAAGCTGGACAGAACGAGACAGAGATCGAAGTAGAAGTTCTCGTGAAACCAAAGATATTTGAGCTCTTTAATGTGACAGCTGCCGAGAGGACTGAGGGTAGACTGGAGTGCAAGGCCACTGGTCGACCTGCCCCTCGCATTGCCTTTAGGAAACTCAGTCGACAGGAACCATTCGTCAATGGCCCTAATGATGATGGAAG aATCACAATTGAGACAAGTTCCACGCAAACTGGGGACCAAATGCAATCAACCGCTGTTATCCACATCGCGAAACTGAATCGCACAGACGATGGACTTTACGAATGTATAGCTAACAATGACG GTGGAGAAGCAAGAAAGAATGGTCATTTGACTGTGCAGTTCAAGCCTTCCTTTGATCACATGCCTAATGTTCCTATTTGGAGCTGGAACGGTCAACCTGTAAACATCAGCTGTGTCGCTGAAAGTATTCCAAACGCCACTATCAAATGGAA GTTCCACGAATTAGACCTAGTCGAGTCTCCTCATGTGAGAATTTACGGCTCGGGACCCTACAGTTACGTCACTGTGACGCCGCGTGATACAGCTCTCTACGGATACTACAAATGCATCGCCACGAATACCTTGGGTGAAGCCGACCACACGATCCACCTGCGTGAAGCATTCCCACCGGGCCCTATTGTTCAA GCCCGACAAGAAACAATAACCGCTACATCTGTATCATTCAACATAGTCGGCCCGCCGGAAGGCCAGGGTCCACCTATCTTAGCGTACACTTGTCAGTACAAGGAGAATGGAAATTACGATTGGACATTTGCCGGCAACAGGACTTGGTCAGTCAATTCCCCGTACATTGTGGAGCAATTGAAGCCGATGTACACCTACGACTTCAGATTCGCAGCCGTCAACCAGGTGGGCGCCGGCAGCTGGGGTGCACCTCTAACCGTCATTATGCCTAGAAG GTCACCACCCGAGCTTCCTAAATGGAGGGAAAACATTAGTTCGGAATCAATCGTCTATGCTAAATACGCTGACCGTTATGAATTGAGGTGGAAAATTCCAGCCCACAATGGAGAGCCCATTGACATGTACGAAGTAACTCACTGTCCG GTTATGAAAGTGAGCGGAGAATGGAGGGTCTCATCTGAATCTCAATGCATTACTGAGGAATTGAAGTCTTACGAGGCCATCAGCTATGAGGTGCGAGGTCTCCACCCGGACACTCGCTACCGTTTGCAAGTGCGCGCCCATAACGTTCTTGGATACTCGTTACCAGCCCAACTTTACATACAAACCGCTCTCG GTGTGGAACGTTCAGGATTCGCGCCACCTCAGCTTCTGTCGAGTGGTGCCATCATCGGCCTGGCTCTAGCCGGTGTGTTCATTTGCCTCATCATCGTTGACCTTCTTCTCTTCTGCTGGAGACGTCAAGGAGTCATCGCTACTATTTGTGGAAAACGGGCAAAGAACCACAAGGATGATGAAGCCAAACTGGGGAG TACGAAGCCGCGAGCGCCCCCGTCCCCCGCGCCCCTGCCACCGCCGGTCAAGCTCGTGCCAACTCCGAC
- the LOC105384108 gene encoding fasciclin-2 isoform X1 has translation MRFRARATGVAVVAVLLATITGCSAQNLRIFPVQKQQTVAVGKSVVLTCQVEANDPALITQPQWKDPKGNVINEAIAGTRPEIYTEPMTAKQSQLLYISSITPAMAGNYTCVATYTNVPLSASVILDTFIAITWTNANENQYATKGKDFKVMCEVTAEPAPSVDWFKEGTPIVTGDRYVIHANGLMIKNVQESDDGTYTCRAVVIQTGELAERNIKLEVYTAPEMEERESRVLIKEGESAAITCKARGQPPPTYTWIKASTRENLATTSRFSVNDITGLLTFDRVEAGDYGKYICNAVNKAGQNETEIEVEVLVKPKIFELFNVTAAERTEGRLECKATGRPAPRIAFRKLSRQEPFVNGPNDDGRITIETSSTQTGDQMQSTAVIHIAKLNRTDDGLYECIANNDGGEARKNGHLTVQFKPSFDHMPNVPIWSWNGQPVNISCVAESIPNATIKWKFHELDLVESPHVRIYGSGPYSYVTVTPRDTALYGYYKCIATNTLGEADHTIHLREAFPPGPIVQARQETITATSVSFNIVGPPEGQGPPILAYTCQYKENGNYDWTFAGNRTWSVNSPYIVEQLKPMYTYDFRFAAVNQVGAGSWGAPLTVIMPRRSPPELPKWRENISSESIVYAKYADRYELRWKIPAHNGEPIDMYEVTHCPVMKVSGEWRVSSESQCITEELKSYEAISYEVRGLHPDTRYRLQVRAHNVLGYSLPAQLYIQTALGVERSGFAPPQLLSSGAIIGLALAGVFICLIIVDLLLFCWRRQGVIATICGKRAKNHKDDEAKLGSLYGWRFPLPYCSTKPRAPPSPAPLPPPVKLVPTPTYVPTTPVDEKEPLKDTAEDAMKRNSSVEFDGRRVYATSGGPIIGKNSAV, from the exons GATGTTCAGCGCAGAACCTGAGGATATTCCCGGTGCAGAAGCAGCAGACGGTGGCAGTGGGCAAGTCGGTGGTGCTGACGTGTCAGGTGGAGGCCAATGACCCCGCCCTCATCACGCAGCCGCAATGGAAGGACCCTAAGGGAAACGTCATCAATGAGGCCAT CGCGGGCACCCGCCCCGAGATCTACACGGAGCCCATGACGGCGAAGCAGTCGCAGCTGCTGTACATCTCGTCCATCACGCCCGCCATGGCCGGCAACTACACCTGCGTGGCCACCTACACCAACGTGCCGCTCAGCGCCAGCGTCATCTTGGACACTTTCA TTGCCATAACATGGACGAACGCAAACGAGAACCAGTACGCGACTAAAGGCAAGGATTTCAAAGTGATGTGCGAAGTCACCGCCGAGCCCGCGCCGTCTGTTGACTGGTTCAAAGAGGGCACTCCA ATTGTAACAGGTGATCGTTACGTGATTCACGCCAACGGTTTGATGATCAAGAATGTGCAAGAAAGCGATGACGGAACTTACACGTGCCGAGCTGTGGTCATTCAAACTGGTGAACTTGCTGAGAGGAATATCAAACTGGAG GTTTACACTGCCCCGGAAATGGAGGAAAGGGAGTCGCGTGTTCTGATCAAGGAAGGGGAATCAGCCGCTATAACCTGCAAGGCCAGAGGCCAACCCCCTCCAACTTACACCTGGATTAAAGCATCCACACGAGAG aATCTGGCTACGACCTCCCGGTTCAGCGTCAACGATATCACTGGTCTTCTTACCTTCGACCGAGTGGAAGCTGGTGATTACGGAAAGTACATTTGCAACGCTGTGAACAAAGCTGGACAGAACGAGACAGAGATCGAAGTAGAAGTTCTCGTGAAACCAAAGATATTTGAGCTCTTTAATGTGACAGCTGCCGAGAGGACTGAGGGTAGACTGGAGTGCAAGGCCACTGGTCGACCTGCCCCTCGCATTGCCTTTAGGAAACTCAGTCGACAGGAACCATTCGTCAATGGCCCTAATGATGATGGAAG aATCACAATTGAGACAAGTTCCACGCAAACTGGGGACCAAATGCAATCAACCGCTGTTATCCACATCGCGAAACTGAATCGCACAGACGATGGACTTTACGAATGTATAGCTAACAATGACG GTGGAGAAGCAAGAAAGAATGGTCATTTGACTGTGCAGTTCAAGCCTTCCTTTGATCACATGCCTAATGTTCCTATTTGGAGCTGGAACGGTCAACCTGTAAACATCAGCTGTGTCGCTGAAAGTATTCCAAACGCCACTATCAAATGGAA GTTCCACGAATTAGACCTAGTCGAGTCTCCTCATGTGAGAATTTACGGCTCGGGACCCTACAGTTACGTCACTGTGACGCCGCGTGATACAGCTCTCTACGGATACTACAAATGCATCGCCACGAATACCTTGGGTGAAGCCGACCACACGATCCACCTGCGTGAAGCATTCCCACCGGGCCCTATTGTTCAA GCCCGACAAGAAACAATAACCGCTACATCTGTATCATTCAACATAGTCGGCCCGCCGGAAGGCCAGGGTCCACCTATCTTAGCGTACACTTGTCAGTACAAGGAGAATGGAAATTACGATTGGACATTTGCCGGCAACAGGACTTGGTCAGTCAATTCCCCGTACATTGTGGAGCAATTGAAGCCGATGTACACCTACGACTTCAGATTCGCAGCCGTCAACCAGGTGGGCGCCGGCAGCTGGGGTGCACCTCTAACCGTCATTATGCCTAGAAG GTCACCACCCGAGCTTCCTAAATGGAGGGAAAACATTAGTTCGGAATCAATCGTCTATGCTAAATACGCTGACCGTTATGAATTGAGGTGGAAAATTCCAGCCCACAATGGAGAGCCCATTGACATGTACGAAGTAACTCACTGTCCG GTTATGAAAGTGAGCGGAGAATGGAGGGTCTCATCTGAATCTCAATGCATTACTGAGGAATTGAAGTCTTACGAGGCCATCAGCTATGAGGTGCGAGGTCTCCACCCGGACACTCGCTACCGTTTGCAAGTGCGCGCCCATAACGTTCTTGGATACTCGTTACCAGCCCAACTTTACATACAAACCGCTCTCG GTGTGGAACGTTCAGGATTCGCGCCACCTCAGCTTCTGTCGAGTGGTGCCATCATCGGCCTGGCTCTAGCCGGTGTGTTCATTTGCCTCATCATCGTTGACCTTCTTCTCTTCTGCTGGAGACGTCAAGGAGTCATCGCTACTATTTGTGGAAAACGGGCAAAGAACCACAAGGATGATGAAGCCAAACTGGGGAG TTTGTACGGTTGGCGCTTCCCACTCCCTTATTGCAGTACGAAGCCGCGAGCGCCCCCGTCCCCCGCGCCCCTGCCACCGCCGGTCAAGCTCGTGCCAACTCCGAC CTATGTTCCGACGACACCCGT